In Vigna unguiculata cultivar IT97K-499-35 chromosome 3, ASM411807v1, whole genome shotgun sequence, a single genomic region encodes these proteins:
- the LOC114178996 gene encoding nodulation-signaling pathway 2 protein-like translates to MEYEQFDFSFGPPYMNQLHEYCLENAFPFQTEDISSPNTIMDEMFGQESLEGLLLQHTNNQDFSFMNHNDPPEIELCDGFAEENVHVSMEEEEEEEGGDSYLKGIQAELMEQTSLADLLLTGAEAVEAQNWDLASDIIEKLNNESSLENGDGLLNRLALFFAQGLYYKSTNDPELLLQRGAVSTHTDAFCVFQVLQELSPYVKFAHFTANQAILEATEGAESVHIVDFDIMEGIQWPPLMVDLAMRKSGTSLRVSAITVDERGAASAQQTGRRLKEFAASINFPFMFDQIMMEREEDIQGIEVGETLVVNCMIHQWMPNRSFSLVKTFLDGVSKLWPRLVVLVEEELFNFSRLKSMSFVEFFCEALHHYTAVCDSLGSSVWGSHKMELRVIEKEILGLRILDSVRQFPCERNERKVWEEGFYSLEGFKCVPMSTCNISQAKFLVSLFGGGYWVQFEKGRLALCWKSRPLTVASIWVPKGY, encoded by the coding sequence ATGGAGTACGAgcaatttgatttttcatttgGCCCTCCTTACATGAACCAACTCCATGAGTATTGCTTAGAAAATGCATTCCCATTTCAAACAGAAGATATATCATCACCAAATACCATCATGGATGAAATGTTTGGTCAAGAATCTCTGGAGGGTTTGCTTCTGCAACACACAAACAACCAGGACTTTAGTTTCATGAATCACAATGATCCACCAGAGATTGAACTCTGCGATGGATTTGCCGAGGAAAATGTGCATGTTTcaatggaagaagaagaagaagaagaaggaggggATTCTTATTTGAAGGGAATCCAAGCAGAGCTGATGGAACAGACTAGTTTAGCTGATCTTTTGTTAACAGGAGCTGAAGCTGTAGAGGCACAGAACTGGGACCTTGCTTCAGACATAATCGAGAAACTCAACAATGAATCATCGTTAGAAAACGGTGATGGTTTATTGAACAGGTTGGCTCTTTTCTTTGCTCAGGGTCTGTATTATAAAAGTACAAATGACCCTGAACTGTTGCTGCAGCGTGGTGCTGTTTCTACACACACAGATGCTTTCTGTGTGTTTCAGGTTCTTCAAGAGCTATCTCCCTATGTGAAATTTGCTCACTTCACCGCAAACCAAGCCATCTTAGAAGCCACAGAAGGTGCTGAGAGTGTTCACATCGTTGATTTTGACATCATGGAGGGAATCCAGTGGCCACCCTTGATGGTGGATCTTGCAATGAGGAAAAGTGGTACTTCGCTCAGAGTATCAGCCATCACAGTGGACGAGAGAGGTGCTGCTTCTGCTCAACAAACAGGAAGAAGGCTCAAAGAGTTTGCAGCTTCTATCAACTTTCCTTTCATGTTTGATCAAATCATGATGGAAAGGGAAGAAGATATTCAAGGAATTGAAGTTGGTGAGACACTGGTAGTGAACTGTATGATACACCAGTGGATGCCTAACAGGAGCTTCTCACTGGTGAAAACATTTTTGGATGGTGTGAGCAAGTTGTGGCCGAGGCTTGTGGTTCTGGTGGAAGAAGAACTGTTTAATTTTTCTAGGCTGAAATCTATGTCCTTTGTGGAGTTCTTCTGTGAGGCTTTGCATCACTACACTGCGGTTTGTGATTCACTTGGTAGTAGTGTGTGGGGTAGCCACAAGATGGAGTTGAGGGTGATAGAGAAAGAGATTTTGGGGCTCAGAATATTGGACAGTGTGAGGCAGTTTCCTTGTGAGAGAAATGAGAGAAAGGTTTGGGAAGAAGGGTTTTATTCCTTGGAAGGGTTTAAATGTGTTCCTATGAGTACTTGCAATATTTCACAAGCCAAGTTCTTGGTGAGCCTCTTTGGTGGAGGGTATTGGGTCCAATTCGAGAAGGGTAGGTTGGCCTTGTGTTGGAAGTCACGGCCTTTGACTGTGGCTTCAATCTGGGTACCCAAGGGTTATTAG